In Crassostrea angulata isolate pt1a10 chromosome 4, ASM2561291v2, whole genome shotgun sequence, one genomic interval encodes:
- the LOC128180655 gene encoding uncharacterized protein LOC128180655 — protein MDRDGVISNKNSPLTDPPMLSNETNYIPLQLLKQENGNPSFGDHLYDTVKTIPWNSPSPYATIGAQSTTSNTNALTAEEQKRRSRQTIGVVLFGILLIGAAAAATALIIHYVFITVEDNKDNISLDDFSNIGPNITKMSPKETGGDDTGNDVKLDVSDPETFSVPSSTLLPSAVGEKGPGLLPNATTVTEATEPPPIEPVVFPDYTYEIGQVAKMRCKVNRMQMWDSITMNGTKDIPELDKPFHFMLLSNNETRLNTNDSRITSEVTIKQTRSPSAKYDDIEVLIHFSEIECQDMGSYECWVDGPTIYKVTNTLTVKRYPKSKPILEIPFAIIENRPISIKGRWSSGFPESYGELSWYIIPPGSDRENPWTEAKSTDNSKDCDNEAASIINLEPTLELNRTKIKIQPHFFPQYLEEAQKYKVESVIQEILVVPANYCDGKEKNMKLVHPYTCRLFITCTDKINIYECPTETTCFDEKIGSCE, from the exons ATGGATAGAGACGGGGTGATCAGCAACAAAAATTCGCCACTGACTGATCCACCAATGCTTAGCAACGAAACCAACTATATCCCACTACAACTCCTTAAACAAGAAAATGGGAACCCCAGTTTCGGTGACCATCTGTACGACACCGTGAAAACAATCCCATGGAACTCCCCATCCCCTTACGCGACGATTGGCGCCCAGTCAACCACCTCAAACACCAATGCGCTGACCGCAGAGGAACAGAAGCGCCGCAGTAGACAGACCATCGGGGTGGTGCTCTTTGGAATCCTCTTGATCGGAGCCGCTGCAGCCGCCACCGCATTGATCATCCACTACGTGTTTATAACAg TCGAAGACAACAAGGACAATATTTCATTAgatgatttttcaaatattggACCAAATATTACCAAAATGTCGCCAAAGGAAACAGGAGGAGACGACACCggaaatgacgtaaaattggaTGTGTCCGATCCCGAGACATTTTCGGTTCCCAGTTCAACATTACTTCCGTCTGCGGTGGGTGAGAAGGGTCCTGGATTGTTGCCTAATGCTACCACAGTGACCGAGGCTACGGAACCACCTCCAA TAGAACCTGTGGTGTTTCCGGATTACACGTATGAGATAGGGCAAGTAGCAAAAATGCGCTGCAAGGTTAACCGTATGCAGATGTGGGACAGTATAACTATGAACGGGACCAAAGACATTCCGGAATTAGACAAACCATTTCATTTTATGCTGTTAAGTAACAACGAAACCCGTCTTAATACCAACGACAGTCGCATAACGTCAGAAGTAACCATCAAGCAGACCCGGAGCCCGTCAGCCAAGTACGATGACATCGAAGTGCTGATCCACTTCAGTGAGATTGAGTGCCAGGATATGGGGAGTTACGAGTGTTGGGTAGACGGACCGACGATTTACAAAGTGACCAACACACTGACCGTAAAAC GATACCCTAAGAGTAAACCGATCTTAGAAATTCCATTCGCAATCATCGAGAACAGGCCCATATCAATTAAAGGCCGCTGGAGTAGCGGATTTCCAGAAAGCTACGGAGAACTGAGTTGGTACATAATTCCTCCCGGATCCGATCGGGAAAACCCCTGGACGGAGGCCAAGAGCACCGACAATTCTAAAGATTGCGACAACGAGGCTGCCAGCATCATTAACCTGGAACCAACATTGGAGTTGAACAGAACAAAGATAAAGATTCAGCCTCACTTCTTTCCTCAGTATCTAGAAGAGGCTCAAAAATACAAAGTGGAATCTGTAATCCAAGAAATCTTAGTTGTTCCTG CAAACTATTGCGATGGGAAAGAGAAGAACATGAAACTGGTTCACCCTTACACTTGTAGACTATTCATAACGTGTACAGACAAAATCAACATATACGAGTGTCCAACAGAGACCACGTGTTTTGATGAGAAGATCGGAAGTTGTGAATGA